The DNA window GCATACATGtaagcatgcaattaactatgacatcttctctattaaattattactttttaaaatcctccactctcatgctatctaatcctattggatgcatgcattatatttattaggatgatccaaactataagatgataataattatttcttggtttttgggttaagggtggttgtaccttatattttggaatggagggagtaataaataatAGCCCTCCATGAGTCTGGTACACTACAACACCAAACGATAAGAAAGTGATTTCATCTCCTCGTTACGTGCATGTCACCTAAATGgtcatcaaatttttttttaaaaaaaatagcaagatagattaatatgaaatataccactccacaaacatgcaaagtTGAAATTCAACATCTACAAGTTgaaacaaaaggaaacaaaTATGTAAGCGAATGTACGATAACCATTttaatttgttccttttttgCAACTTGTGGAAGTCGAATTTGGTTTTGCATGTTTGttgagtgatatatttcatattaatctatgttgtcaatttttttcatatttttttatgactatttagatgacatgcaaataatgagacgatatcccctcgagggatgaaaattcATTTCCCGGCACGATGTTTATTTCTGTGGAGTAATGACTTTCACGCTTGGTTTGGGGTGTGGCTGCTAAGAAAATTGGCATATATGATATATTCAATGCAGGTGcttccattttgttttcttgtttatgCTGGGAGTTGAGAAAATCTTAGTCCATAATCAACTGGTTAAGTGCCGAGGAATTGCCTGGGTCTCATTGACTCTGTTAACTTGTTCCATTGGCGGCTGTAATAAGCCTGGGACAGTGAGAATTAGTAAAAGAAATGACTGTTTATTTGCAGCTAAACAGTATCTCAATTTCGAAATGTCATTGTCAACAACCATGTTATTTTCCCTTTAAATCGTTCGGAGCTCACGCATCTAAATCCTAAACCACCTGGGTTCCATGATGAGTCGTCGAATCCATGGCATGTGCTTACTCGTCCTAGCCACCTTCCTCTCTTGCATTGCTCTCTCGGCGGGTGATCACCGGAGCGTTctgtggcgcggcggctccatCGCCGTGGAGGACGCCGCCGAAAACGTCCTCGTGTCGCCGAGCGGCAACTTCTCGTGCGGCTTCTACAAGGTGGCGACCAACGCCTACACGTTCGCCGTCTGGTTCACCGCGTCCGCGGACGCCACCGTCGCGTGGACGGCCAACCGCGACTCCCCCGTGAACGGCGTCGGCTCGCGCGCCGAGCTCCGCAGGGACGGCTCGCTGGTGCTGCAGGACTACGACGGCCGCGTCGTGTGGAGCACCAACACCAGCGGCACGCCGGCCGACCGCGCCCAGCTCCTCGACACCGGcaacctcgtcgtcgccgacgccgccgggaaCCGGCTGTGGCAGAGCTTCGACTGGCCCACGGACACGCTCCTTGCCGGGCAGCCCGTCACGCGGTACAAGCAGCtggtgtcggcgtcggcgaggggcTTGCCGTACTCCGGCTACTATAAGTTCTACTTCGACAGCAGCAACATCCTCAACCTGATGTACGACGGGCCGGAGATCAGCAGCAACTACTGGCCGTCGCCGTTCAACAAGTGGTGGGACAACAACCGGACGGCGTACAACAGCAGCCGGTACGGCAGCTTCGACAGGCGCGGCGTCTTCACGGCGAGCGACCAGCTGCAGTTCAACGCCTCCGACATGGGCGACGAGGGCGTCATGCGGCGGCTCACGCTCGACTACGACGGCAACCTCCGCCTCTAcagcctcgacgccgccgccgggcgctgGCACGTCACGTGGGTCGCCGTCGGGAGGCAGTGCTACGTGCACGGGCTGTGCGGCAGCAACGGCATCTGCTCGTTCCGTCCCGGGCCGACGTGCTCCTGCCCCGTCGGCTACGTGCCCAACGACGCGAGCGACTGGAGCAAGGGCTGCCGGCGCTCGCCCGACgtccggtgcggcggcgacgacgtcgtcgacTTCGTGGAGATGCCGCACACCGACTTCTGGGGCTTCGACGTCAACTACACCGCCGGCGTCACGTTCGACGCGTGCCGGCGGCTCTGCCTCGACGACTGCAACTGCAAGGCGTTCGGGTACAGGCCGGGCACCGGCAGGTGCTACCCCAAGATCGCTCTCTGGAACGGCCGGATTCCGATCAAGCCCGACCAAACCATCTACCTCAAAGTCGCTAGGAGTGTCAAGAACCAGATGATCAACCAGTCGTCGTCATTTCTGCACTTCGATGGACACGCCTGCACCGTGGACGAACGGGACGCTAGCGTCGGCAGCTCGTACCTGCATGGCAGGAGCAACGAGATAAACTTCATCTACTTCTACAGCTTCCTCGCGGTCGTGTTCGTCGTGGAGGCCATTTTCGTCGTCGTGGGTTACCTGTTTGTCTTCCGAGCTGACCCGGTGGCGGCAGGACGGGTCCGTGACGACGGGTACAGCTTGGTCTTCAGCCATTTCCGGAGGTTCACCTACGACGAGCTGTCAGACGCGACGTGCGGGTTCAGAGACGAGATTGCAAAGGGCGGGACGGGATCCGTGTACAAGGGCGTTCTTGAGGATGGCCGGAGCATCGCCGTGAAGCGGCTGGGAGAGCTGACGCAAGCCGACGAGGTGTTCCGGTCGGAGCTGAGCGTCATCGGGCGGATCAACCACATGAACCTCGTCAGGATATGGGGCTTCTGCTCGGAGCACCCGCACCGCCTCCTCGTCTCCGAGTTCGTCGAGAACGGCTCGCTCGACAAGGCCCTCTtctgcgacgacggcgagagctCCGGTGTGGTGGTGTTACCATGGCGGTCGAGGTACAAGATCGCCGTGGGCGTCGCGAAGGCGCTTGCGTACCTCCACCACGAGTGCCTGGAGTGGATCGTGCACTGCGACGTGAAGCCGGAGAACATCCTGCTCGACGGCGACTTCGAGCCCAAGGTGACGGACTTCGGCCTCGTCAAGCTGCTGAGCCGCGACGCCGGCAGCCACATGGCGCTGTCGCGGGTGCAGGGGACCAGAGGCTACATTGCGCCGGAGTGCTGGACGGTGGGCCGCCCGATCACCGGCAAGgccgacgtgtacagcttcggcgtcgtgCTCCTCGAGCTGCTCAGGGGGCAGAGGGTGTGCGactgggtggcggcggcggacggggccTGGGATCTCCAGCGGCTGGCCGCGTGGCTCAAGGAGAAGCTGaagcgcgacgacgacgaggaggaggtgtcaaCGTGGCTGGAGGAGCTCGTGGATGCACGGCTGCGCGGTGATTTCAACCATGTGCAGGCGGCCGCGATGCTGGAGCTGGCAGTTTGTTGCGTGGACGGTGAACCAAACAGGAGGCCGAGCATGAACGCCGTTGCGCAGAAGCTCATCTCGCTGCATGATACTCGCTAGAGCATCAGTGCATCATCATCAACCATCTGCACCATGCATGAGCCCAGCGTGCATCGATCACCTTTCCTGGAAGGCTGGAACCCCAATGCATGGGACTGTGTGTGTCAtaccaaaatgaaaaaaaaaaaacggattCGACAGATTTTCTGTCCAATCGCAGTTGATTTTTTGGCCTTAGGATGGCATGTAGATTCGTGCTTATGTGTTGTATCCGTGCACGTTTTACGGCTCTTCCACAGCTTTTGCCATGTGTTGTTTGATGAGGGACATGCTGATTTGACCGATGGATGAGATACGTGTAGTAAGTTACACCATAATTACATCATATTTACACTacaattacatatgtaattttaaaacttacatatgtaattttggtatttacattataagtacactattttttggtgaatacaatgtaaatatatgctgactattttttggtgaaaaatatggcgctataaatatagctactctcaaaaaaaaaatcgcttaGTTACACTGTTCAGGGTGTGAAACTGTGAGTGTAGTAGTGTACATTGTCccacaatttatttatttatcaatATTCACTAATTattctcaaaataaattaaaaatattggTGTACTTCTTTATACGACCTAGTGGATGGTTTAGCggataaaatatataaaagcaaGTCCTACTTTTGTGGATTAACGGATACGGAGTATGCAACAATCAGGCTGATGGAGTGTTTCGTGGGGAAATAGGATAATGTACTGATGTGGAAGCACATGGCCCCATTTCGCTGAAGggaattcaatttttaaaatactgTATGCATCTGCTTGTGTGTTATATATGTAAAGAGAGGAAACGAAGAACGGAAAAATAATATAGagtaagaatttttttttttcatttttagtgGTCTAATAGAGGCTGAGGGACGAAAGCGACTATAAAGCCCTCAAAATCAATCTAAAAAGTAAAATTGGTTGTATCTTATAATTCGCGCGCCTTCCACGGAAATTATTGGATTAATTCCAAAACGGATGCAACTTGATGGCAGAAATATTGGCACTAAGTTGACATTAGCACACTAAAACCAATCGTCGACGGTTCCATTTCTTTTCTCCAACGAATTAGCGGTGTTAACTATTATATGATTGCGATTGCGATGCATCCAGCTGGCTGGAATAATGCAATGCAAAAATTGACAAAACAATTATGACAGGATCTAATgagaattactccctccgtcccacaataacttcatttttggatttttatgtccaacgtttaaATTAACCGTTCATCCCatatgaaaaatttataaaatttattttgaaaacatagtcacgcataaagtactattcctgttttatcatctaataacaataaaaatattaatcatataaaacttttaaataagacaaagaGTCAAGCGTTGTATCCAAAATCTAAAAAATGGAGTCTTTATGGGACAAAGAGAGTAGTAATCTAAAGCGCATTTGTTTAATACGCAACCTAGTTTAGTACTAGGTCGCACTATCTTCAGGTTGATCTACTAGTACATGGATGATCGATGCTAAAAAAACGACTTTGGTTAATCGTGTTTGTCAACACGAAGAATTGATGCACATATGTCCAATTAGATGGCCACAACGTCCAACTTAACGAGTCACTTTCGAGTATGAATTAATCATTGCCCCATGCGGCTGAGCATGCACATTTGAGCATGTTGGTCAGCTCCTCGGCTCATGAATAATCCACGCTTATATTATATGATTTGTACGGACTGCTGGATACCTGCGTATAGTGTTCACAGTTTAGTGGACTGGGTTTTGCCGAGTTCATGTAATACATGAAAACTAGCTAGAAAGTATCAGGATGGTGAATATAATGCCTGCATTCGATGAAATCCGAATCTActtgcgtcaaaaaaaaaatccgaatctactctagctagctaggaggtgacacacacacacacacacacacatatatatatatatatactccttcaAAAAGAGGGTAGTAGGTTAATAAAAATGACTAATGATATGTTAAtgataattttctttaattaaaatcTCATTACAATGCACAGACAATATGCTAGTCTTACAATTTACTGAAGGGAAGAGCTAGCCCTGTCAAAGTAAGCAGTGACGACCGAGTTAGATGAAACATGAAACCCTCCCGTTCAACCCATTTGAATAGGACCAGAGTTTGTTGGAGTTCAATTAACTTAATTACTTAAGTCATAATCACCTTCAGATAATGTAATGCAGAAATTTGATTTAACTGACTTCGTTGTGAATGGATGAATCACCTCACGAACCCCTTTCAACGTCGAGTCAACAACTTTCCGTACTTCATTCGGAagagaatattttgtaaaatcCTACTTTGCATAAGTTTAGACAAATCCTATAATATAAAGAGATGGCTAAAAAATGCAGTACCCTCTAGGGTTTTTAGAAATTTTCacatcaataaaaaaaagagaaaatgatgGGTTCAAACTTAATGATATAGACCGAAAGCTCAATTAATTTAACAGTTGTATACATCAAATTTAATTCTACTTTAACTGTTTAGCTCCGTATAAAATTATGCGGATAATCTCCTAGTGATTGTGTGTTAACAAAGCACGCTCACCATGGAACGTGTTGCGTATATATGTGTAGCGGTGTGCAGTGTACATATAATGTGGAAATAAAACCGCTAGGATTCTAGGAAGTTTGATCGAAATATCGTGCAGATTGTAACGCTTTACTTAACTAGTTACGTACGGCAGCTaggtcgccgtcgtccaccgGAGCACGCCAAACCACGACGAAATACACACCAAGCCAAACTGCCCATTGCCCAATGGATCGTACTAGAGCATGCCAAACTGCCCATTGCCAAGTCGGATTCAGATTAAGTGACATAGGGTAAACATGTCATGAGATGACATAGCGTAGATTTCGGTCCttcaaaataaatctaatggctgagattcgtccacgtcattACGAGTTTTCGAATTTCTTTGACCACTGCCTCGGAGCCCTTCTTCAACAACCATATGTGACCTTCTTTTCCCCGAGTTTCGAACCCCTCGGGTTGAACCAtgtagatctcctcctcctcgttgttGTTGCGGAGAAAGACCGTATTCACGTCTAGTTAAAATAGATGCAAGTCCCCTCAGCCGCTACTATATCGAGAATCGTTCGGATGGTTTTGAGCTTGACTGCTTTTACCTGAAACCATGCGGCACTCAATTGCCGCACACGCAACGCAGCGCAATTCACTCACCCGACCCACCCTTGTGGGCAAACATGTTGTGCCGCGCGACGCGATAACGATATTTTTCGCCGGCCCGGCCGCCTCCACGGTGTGAGACGTGAAGGCGATAAGGCCGTTACGGCCGTTCGCGCGTAAAAATGCCGACTGAGATGTGGCGGCTCCCGGCTCGGGACGGCGCATGCGCAGCATCCACCACCATCCGCGACGGCCCGCCGCCCCGCGAGAGCGAACAACCACGGGTTGCGCGGCCCACGCTATAAGGCTACGTACAAGGCCGCGTGCAGGGCTTGGGGTTGGGGGACGGAATTTTGGGCCTTTTGGTGGAATGAGGGGCCGATACGTTGCGTTGGGGAAGCCCATCCTATCTGAGAGAGTTGGAGTTTACACCCATTGGGTCTTAGGCCTGCCTATTAGATCAGCCCAAATACGCCCATTTCAACTCGTATTCGATAGCTAGAGAGACTTcctttcccttaaaaaaaaagtgagttcCTTTAAGATTTGAGCACTTCTTTTTAGAACAAAGATTTGAGCACTGAAACAATAATTAAGTAGTACTACTCCCTCAATGGCGGAGGTAGGTGTATTAGATGGCCGGCTCGCTCCCAGCACGCAATGCAACTCTCCTCGACCACTGTCATGTCATCTCATCTAGGCCCTATTTGGTTCGatgggctaatgtttagccctcacattttagcctcaaattagcccTTAAGGATCCAAACAGGTGGGCTAAATTTGTATGGGGACCATCAAGAGATGCTAATGGGGTtaattttgtgtggggaccATAAAAAAACAGCtctctctttctactctctctccaccttttaaCCTTGAATTAGCACATAGATCCAAACATACCAccctaggctaatgtttagcctaccaattcatgactaaacattagctctcaaaattagccctgggctaatcttccaaacaggGCCCTAGTACGCCGGATCGCCGACTAACGAACAGGTTGCCGTTCCTTGtttaaataaacaaacaaatatttcttccccgttttaaaatataagaaaccGAATGTGATTTACTATAATAAACAGGTTGCCGTTCCTtgtttaaataaataaactgtgatattttttaatactataaatctaaactGATCAGACCTAAGATCGGATGGGATATTTTCTAGTAGTATACAGATTCTTAATAGTAGGAAATGGCTTATCCGTTTTCGGTTTAGTCCCTCCTTCCCAGTACCAAATGCGGCCTCTGCTGTGCATCGGTGCATGTGCCTTATCGAGTTCTTCGGAAACTTCTGTGTGTTGCGAGTTACTACTTGTTTCAAAATAGCACTATTTTAGAAAGAGAAAGTAAAGTCTAACACATTCACGGCTAAGCCGGCAAAATTCTCAATTCATGTTAAGGACCTCTCAATGATTGAGATATTTTGAAGAGGCATTTCATTTGGCTTCTACCTCTTATATGATTCAGGCAGCAATCCCCGAAAAATAATATGATTCAGGCAGCACACAACGATTTAGACAATACGCATTCCaaatcatatttatatattttcacGATGTAATCATGCATTACAAATAATCGTGCGAATAAACAAATAAGAGCAAATAGTTAGAGAAGCTGACAGCCTGCCTAACCACTATAGTAACCAAATACGAACACGAGCAGATAAGCAACAACTCGTCACGCGTcaaccgccgcagccgccgccgcagccaccgcccccgcacccgccgccgccgcacccgcctCCGCCGGAGTCAACGGCCGAGGCGATGATGGCGCCGGTGGcgagccccgcggcggcgccgacggcgagccCGGCTCCTGGGCCGAACCCGCTGCGGCCAGGCCTCCCGGCGTTCGCCGCCGGGTACGCGTACCCCGCGGGGGGCGGCTGCGCCGGGTAGGGGTAcgcgccggcgggaggcggcggcgggtacccCTGGCCGTAGTAGTAGACGTCGTTCCTGTTCTTCCGCCGCTGCCTCTTGGCCCCGTCCGCGCAGCCGAACGCGGCGACGGCTGCCACGGCCACCGTTGCGGCGACGGCCAAGATCACCACCGCGGCCGGGctgagggaggcggcggcggcggcggcgcctcttcCAACACCGGCGTGAAGGGCATGGAGAGCCACTCCCGCTCTCACCATGGCTTGCGCGCCCGATAAGAGAAGAGATGGAGCGAATGAATATGAATGCGTGTTTAAAAGAGAGATGAGGGTCCACGGATTTGGCATGATTGGCTCCTTTTGGTCAAAGTCTACCATATTTGATTATTGAGGAGTACTactactgtattttttttttaggagaGTAGTATACTATAACTAATATCCTCAGATATGTACGCGAATATTTAGTATTCAAATGAGGAATCTAAGTAAAACGACTCGTACAACTTGAGAACATCGTGCCCTCCAGCATCTCTCAACGTCAGGAAATTTCTGAGCCTGACTGGATGTGGATGAACGTCTCTCCCATGCAATTGCAGCTAAGCCCAAGCGGTTGATAATTACTACCTCCGgcttttaatagatgacgccgttgactttttctcac is part of the Oryza glaberrima chromosome 4, OglaRS2, whole genome shotgun sequence genome and encodes:
- the LOC127770958 gene encoding putative receptor protein kinase ZmPK1, translated to MMSRRIHGMCLLVLATFLSCIALSAGDHRSVLWRGGSIAVEDAAENVLVSPSGNFSCGFYKVATNAYTFAVWFTASADATVAWTANRDSPVNGVGSRAELRRDGSLVLQDYDGRVVWSTNTSGTPADRAQLLDTGNLVVADAAGNRLWQSFDWPTDTLLAGQPVTRYKQLVSASARGLPYSGYYKFYFDSSNILNLMYDGPEISSNYWPSPFNKWWDNNRTAYNSSRYGSFDRRGVFTASDQLQFNASDMGDEGVMRRLTLDYDGNLRLYSLDAAAGRWHVTWVAVGRQCYVHGLCGSNGICSFRPGPTCSCPVGYVPNDASDWSKGCRRSPDVRCGGDDVVDFVEMPHTDFWGFDVNYTAGVTFDACRRLCLDDCNCKAFGYRPGTGRCYPKIALWNGRIPIKPDQTIYLKVARSVKNQMINQSSSFLHFDGHACTVDERDASVGSSYLHGRSNEINFIYFYSFLAVVFVVEAIFVVVGYLFVFRADPVAAGRVRDDGYSLVFSHFRRFTYDELSDATCGFRDEIAKGGTGSVYKGVLEDGRSIAVKRLGELTQADEVFRSELSVIGRINHMNLVRIWGFCSEHPHRLLVSEFVENGSLDKALFCDDGESSGVVVLPWRSRYKIAVGVAKALAYLHHECLEWIVHCDVKPENILLDGDFEPKVTDFGLVKLLSRDAGSHMALSRVQGTRGYIAPECWTVGRPITGKADVYSFGVVLLELLRGQRVCDWVAAADGAWDLQRLAAWLKEKLKRDDDEEEVSTWLEELVDARLRGDFNHVQAAAMLELAVCCVDGEPNRRPSMNAVAQKLISLHDTR
- the LOC127771526 gene encoding uncharacterized protein LOC127771526, with translation MVDFDQKEPIMPNPWTLISLLNTHSYSFAPSLLLSGAQAMVRAGVALHALHAGVGRGAAAAAASLSPAAVVILAVAATVAVAAVAAFGCADGAKRQRRKNRNDVYYYGQGYPPPPPAGAYPYPAQPPPAGYAYPAANAGRPGRSGFGPGAGLAVGAAAGLATGAIIASAVDSGGGGCGGGGCGGGGCGGGCGG